From the Pseudoalteromonas tunicata genome, one window contains:
- the pta gene encoding phosphate acetyltransferase, protein MSHRIMLIPVSTGVGLTSVSVGIVRALEQKAVRVNFFKPIAQPRAGESGPEKSTEIVKLGSNIKPPMPIELKYAEQMIGDGKGDILLEEVIARFEESVHDGEVAIIEGMVPTRKQPYAGRLNREIAQALGAEIVFVLTPGNDPLDQIEHRLEIAASFYGGVENERVLGCIFNKVNAPLDEEGRARADLAEQFDPENLVAEQNRLAAMPLFRKHPFKLLGSVPWDFELVAPRVSDLARYLKAEILNEGDFAHRRLRSVTFCARTVSNILCHFTPGVLLVTPGDRSDVLVAACLSAMNGTKIGAILLTGGFIPEDRIMKLCEQAMATGLPILSTQADTWRTSLLLHNFNMEVPIDDEQRIERVKDHNAAHLDADWLQSLTKGVEKTRKMSPPAFRHLLTTKARLANKTIVLPEGTEPRTIKAAAICGERGIAKTVLLGEREEILRIAEQQGVQLNDAVTIIDPVDVRENYVAPLVELRKNKGMTEVIAQEQLLDNTVLATMMLAQGQVDGLVSGAVNTTANTIRPPLQLVKTAPGSSLVSSIFFMLLPDQVLVYGDCAINPDPTAEQLADIAIQSADSAIAFGIDAKVAMISYSTGTSGVGADVEKVRLATELAQAKRPDLIIDGPLQYDAAIMESVARKKAPNSLVAGKATVFIFPDLNTGNTTYKAVQRSAKLISIGPMLQGMRKPVNDLSRGALVDDIVYTIALTAIQATQVTH, encoded by the coding sequence ATGTCTCATCGCATCATGCTTATTCCTGTTTCAACGGGAGTGGGTTTAACCTCTGTATCGGTCGGAATTGTCCGTGCGCTTGAACAAAAAGCGGTCCGGGTAAACTTTTTTAAACCCATTGCACAACCAAGAGCGGGCGAAAGCGGCCCTGAAAAATCAACCGAAATTGTCAAATTAGGTTCAAACATCAAACCACCGATGCCGATTGAACTGAAATATGCTGAGCAAATGATTGGTGATGGTAAAGGTGATATTTTACTCGAAGAGGTGATAGCTCGCTTTGAAGAAAGTGTGCACGATGGTGAAGTGGCGATTATCGAAGGTATGGTGCCGACCCGAAAACAACCTTATGCTGGTCGACTAAACCGTGAAATAGCGCAAGCACTTGGGGCCGAAATTGTATTTGTTTTAACACCAGGCAACGATCCGCTTGATCAAATAGAACACCGCTTAGAGATTGCAGCAAGCTTTTATGGCGGCGTTGAAAACGAGCGTGTCCTTGGCTGTATTTTTAACAAAGTGAATGCTCCCCTTGATGAAGAAGGTCGAGCTCGTGCAGATCTGGCAGAACAATTCGATCCAGAAAACCTTGTTGCAGAACAAAATCGCCTAGCGGCCATGCCGTTATTTAGAAAGCATCCATTTAAATTACTAGGTTCGGTACCTTGGGATTTTGAGCTGGTTGCACCACGAGTCTCTGATCTTGCGCGTTACCTCAAAGCCGAAATTCTCAATGAGGGTGATTTTGCTCACCGTCGCCTGCGCAGTGTCACATTTTGTGCGCGCACAGTATCAAATATTCTATGTCATTTTACCCCTGGGGTATTGTTAGTCACACCGGGCGACCGCTCTGATGTATTAGTTGCTGCCTGTTTATCTGCAATGAATGGCACTAAAATTGGCGCAATTTTATTAACGGGTGGCTTTATACCTGAAGATAGGATCATGAAACTATGTGAACAAGCGATGGCCACTGGATTACCAATATTATCAACCCAAGCAGATACATGGCGCACATCATTGTTACTGCATAATTTTAATATGGAAGTACCAATTGATGATGAACAGCGCATTGAACGAGTAAAAGACCATAATGCAGCTCATCTTGATGCCGATTGGCTCCAAAGCTTAACTAAAGGGGTCGAAAAAACTCGTAAAATGTCACCACCTGCCTTTAGGCATTTATTGACAACTAAAGCACGATTAGCCAATAAAACCATCGTATTACCTGAAGGTACGGAGCCTCGCACCATCAAAGCGGCTGCAATTTGTGGCGAACGCGGCATTGCAAAAACCGTATTACTTGGCGAGCGTGAAGAAATTTTACGTATTGCTGAACAACAAGGTGTACAACTTAATGACGCTGTAACCATTATTGACCCGGTTGATGTGCGTGAAAACTATGTAGCACCTCTGGTAGAGCTTCGTAAAAACAAGGGGATGACCGAGGTTATTGCACAAGAACAATTACTCGACAATACCGTTTTGGCCACCATGATGCTGGCGCAAGGTCAAGTCGACGGATTAGTGTCAGGTGCTGTCAATACCACAGCCAATACAATTCGCCCGCCCCTTCAACTTGTTAAAACAGCGCCAGGTTCGTCTTTGGTCTCGTCAATATTTTTTATGCTATTACCCGACCAAGTTTTGGTTTACGGCGATTGTGCAATTAATCCCGACCCAACGGCGGAACAATTAGCTGATATCGCCATTCAATCGGCAGATTCTGCAATCGCTTTTGGTATTGATGCCAAAGTTGCTATGATTTCTTACAGCACCGGCACTTCAGGTGTCGGGGCGGATGTTGAGAAAGTAAGATTAGCAACCGAGCTTGCACAAGCAAAAAGACCAGATCTTATTATTGATGGCCCACTGCAATATGATGCCGCGATTATGGAAAGTGTTGCTCGCAAAAAAGCGCCCAATAGTTTAGTTGCAGGCAAAGCTACGGTCTTTATTTTCCCCGATCTCAATACGGGTAATACCACCTATAAAGCAGTGCAGCGAAGTGCCAAGCTCATTAGCATCGGCCCAATGTTGCAAGGGATGAGAAAACCAGTGAATGATTTAAGTCGTGGTGCCTTGGTTGATGACATTGTTTACACTATTGCACTCACTGCAATTCAAGCAACTCAAGTTACCCATTAA
- a CDS encoding acetate kinase, producing MSQQHVLVLNCGSSSLKFAILNPHTATVVLSGLAECLGSDTARLSYRFNNIKTAINLAPKASHQQAIATLVDIIKENDLAQHLVAVGHRVVHGGEHFTRSVIIDAAIKKVIAQTANLAPLHNPANLIGIEAAELAFANLPQIAVFDTAFHQTMSAEAYLYALPYSLYEKEGVRRYGFHGTSHFYVAQQAATMLKKSITDSYLISAHLGNGCSVCAIKQGQSVDTSMGLTPLEGVVMGTRSGDIDPGLFSFLTQQLGYSAVTIDTLLNKESGLLGLSQLSNDCRTLEEAHYAGNLQATLALDVFCYRLAKQIAAYVVPLGELDAIIFTGGIGENSSLIREKVLTLLRFFGFTLDNDANLAARFGQSGVITANEGPCALVIPTNEELVIAQDAAQLIKEAN from the coding sequence ATGTCTCAACAACATGTTTTAGTTTTAAATTGCGGTAGCTCTAGCTTAAAGTTTGCTATCTTAAATCCTCACACCGCCACTGTGGTATTAAGCGGCTTAGCCGAATGTTTAGGCAGCGATACAGCACGCCTTAGCTATCGTTTTAATAATATAAAAACTGCGATAAATTTAGCACCTAAAGCCAGTCATCAACAAGCCATTGCTACGCTTGTTGATATCATAAAAGAAAATGATTTAGCACAACACCTGGTTGCTGTTGGTCATCGTGTTGTCCATGGCGGTGAGCATTTTACGCGCTCAGTGATCATCGATGCCGCAATTAAAAAGGTAATTGCTCAAACTGCAAATTTAGCACCATTGCATAATCCTGCAAATCTTATCGGTATTGAAGCTGCAGAATTAGCCTTTGCAAATTTACCGCAAATTGCGGTGTTCGATACTGCTTTTCATCAAACAATGTCTGCTGAAGCTTACTTGTATGCTCTACCTTATTCGTTATACGAAAAAGAAGGCGTAAGACGTTATGGCTTTCATGGCACCAGTCATTTTTATGTCGCACAACAAGCAGCAACTATGCTTAAAAAGTCCATTACAGATAGCTATTTAATCAGTGCGCATTTAGGTAATGGTTGCTCTGTTTGTGCGATTAAACAAGGGCAAAGTGTTGATACCAGCATGGGACTAACTCCACTTGAAGGAGTCGTAATGGGCACTCGAAGTGGTGACATTGACCCTGGCTTATTTAGCTTTTTGACTCAACAGCTCGGTTATAGTGCCGTAACCATTGATACCCTACTGAATAAAGAAAGCGGTTTATTAGGACTGAGTCAGTTATCGAATGATTGTCGCACCTTAGAAGAAGCGCACTATGCAGGTAATCTACAAGCAACATTGGCACTCGATGTATTTTGTTATCGCTTAGCCAAACAAATTGCAGCGTATGTCGTGCCTCTTGGCGAACTCGATGCCATTATTTTTACCGGTGGTATTGGCGAAAACTCATCGCTTATTCGTGAGAAAGTTTTAACCCTTCTGCGCTTTTTTGGATTTACCCTTGATAACGATGCAAACTTAGCAGCGCGATTTGGTCAAAGTGGCGTAATCACCGCAAATGAGGGCCCTTGTGCGCTCGTGATCCCAACCAACGAAGAGTTAGTGATTGCTCAAGATGCTGCTCAATTAATTAAGGAAGCCAATTAA
- the yfbV gene encoding terminus macrodomain insulation protein YfbV, with protein sequence MQKSIVAQLSDGQQYSKIWPDNVELAPIFPERRVIKATQMALKVMPMLAVLSIFVQVQFMGTQYLPQALTFALFLLSMPVQGLYWLGKRANTTLPPSLASWYRQLQSKMQENGYQPSVSRAQPRFYELAHLLKDMFEKMDKAFTKEIF encoded by the coding sequence ATGCAAAAAAGTATCGTGGCGCAATTGAGTGATGGCCAGCAATACAGCAAGATCTGGCCAGATAATGTTGAACTTGCCCCAATTTTTCCCGAACGCAGAGTGATCAAAGCAACTCAAATGGCGTTAAAAGTAATGCCTATGCTTGCTGTATTGAGTATCTTTGTCCAAGTTCAGTTTATGGGTACTCAGTATTTACCTCAAGCTCTCACCTTTGCGTTGTTTTTATTATCTATGCCTGTGCAGGGTTTGTATTGGCTAGGTAAACGCGCGAATACCACCTTGCCGCCTTCTCTTGCGTCATGGTATCGTCAGCTACAATCAAAAATGCAAGAAAACGGTTATCAGCCAAGTGTCAGTCGAGCGCAACCACGCTTTTATGAATTAGCGCATTTGCTAAAAGATATGTTTGAAAAAATGGATAAAGCATTTACGAAAGAAATTTTTTAA
- a CDS encoding putative RNA methyltransferase: MTLAYLCPICQQPLALTDKTLRCAANHSFDFAKEGYVNLLPVQFKKSKDPGDNLEMVQARRAFLASDHYGFLQQAIAAHLTELPAGSCVIDLGCGEGFYTHALKAAAPDCQVYGVDISKPAVKYAAKRYPDCHFSVASIAQTPFATGQANALVSVFAPLFDNELARLAHLADAESTQTNGFLLVASPGPWHLKELKEIIYREVEEHTPVPCPLGFKQVSQQVLSKHVLLPSDLACHLIMMTPFAWKFRPEHWDSLRALNEISVKLEFYLTRFERCAQQQESAEVNI; encoded by the coding sequence ATGACTTTGGCCTATCTTTGCCCTATTTGTCAGCAACCATTGGCATTAACCGATAAAACCTTGCGCTGCGCTGCAAATCATAGTTTTGATTTTGCAAAGGAAGGCTATGTGAATTTGCTTCCAGTTCAATTTAAAAAATCTAAAGACCCTGGTGATAACCTTGAAATGGTGCAAGCGCGCCGAGCGTTTTTAGCCAGTGATCATTATGGCTTTTTACAGCAAGCCATTGCAGCTCATTTAACCGAGTTACCAGCAGGTAGTTGTGTGATTGATTTAGGCTGCGGCGAAGGGTTTTATACCCATGCATTAAAAGCCGCTGCGCCTGATTGCCAAGTGTATGGCGTTGATATTTCAAAACCTGCGGTTAAATACGCAGCAAAACGCTACCCAGATTGTCATTTTAGCGTCGCCTCCATTGCGCAAACGCCTTTTGCAACAGGCCAAGCCAATGCATTAGTCAGCGTATTTGCTCCCTTGTTTGATAATGAATTGGCACGGTTAGCGCATTTAGCCGATGCAGAGTCGACTCAGACTAATGGCTTTTTATTAGTCGCAAGCCCTGGGCCTTGGCACTTAAAAGAACTAAAAGAAATTATTTATCGTGAAGTCGAAGAGCATACGCCAGTGCCTTGCCCTTTGGGATTTAAACAAGTATCGCAACAAGTATTAAGCAAACACGTATTACTGCCCTCAGACCTTGCCTGCCATTTGATTATGATGACGCCATTTGCCTGGAAATTTCGCCCTGAGCATTGGGATTCCCTCAGAGCGCTCAATGAAATATCGGTTAAATTAGAGTTTTATCTCACGCGATTTGAGCGCTGCGCTCAGCAACAAGAGTCTGCCGAAGTCAATATTTAG